From the genome of Pseudosulfitobacter sp. DSM 107133, one region includes:
- a CDS encoding amidase: MTNPASLGAIDARRLIARKQLSPVELAEACIAQVETLDHAVNALIARDFDGMLEGAKKAETAVMSGAPLGALHGLPFTVKDMIDVTGLPTTFGSEAFADNIATGDDAIVAAMRAAGGLPMGKTNTPEWSAGGNTRNRVNGVTANPYDLTRTCAGSSGGSAVALACEYAPLATGSDTGGSLRNPAAYCGIVGYRPSPGVVPGNTRAAGLIPMPTSGPMARSVADAGLMLSVLARPDRNDPFTTVIDGRTPWDAAGFANLPRRDLTSLRIAVTEDYGFAPTERLIRNHFRAILPKLAPFMGDMTEATPDCTDADRIFSVLRGVQFLGVHAKLYDETPDQVGPNVADNVREGRSYSAEDVAQALFAQSRYHRDWQAFFETHDFIISPAVTLSPRPWRELYPSEIDGTPTKSYYHWLAMAYASTIAGHPSITIPCGMDANAMPFGLQIVGRRHDDLGVLAVAAELEAIIAGTDMAVPAPDFATLRAAPPLSQADEFLTFN, encoded by the coding sequence ATGACCAACCCCGCCAGCCTTGGCGCCATCGACGCCCGCCGCCTGATCGCGCGCAAACAATTGTCGCCGGTCGAGCTGGCCGAGGCGTGCATCGCGCAGGTTGAAACGCTGGACCACGCGGTGAACGCCCTGATCGCGCGCGACTTTGACGGGATGCTGGAGGGGGCGAAAAAGGCCGAAACCGCCGTGATGTCGGGTGCGCCCTTGGGGGCGTTGCACGGCCTGCCCTTTACCGTGAAGGACATGATCGACGTGACGGGCCTGCCCACCACCTTCGGGTCCGAAGCCTTTGCCGACAACATCGCCACCGGCGACGACGCCATTGTTGCCGCCATGCGTGCCGCAGGCGGTCTGCCGATGGGCAAGACCAATACTCCGGAATGGAGTGCGGGCGGCAACACCCGCAACCGCGTCAACGGCGTGACCGCAAACCCCTACGACCTGACACGCACTTGTGCCGGATCATCGGGCGGCTCGGCAGTGGCGCTGGCCTGCGAATACGCCCCTCTGGCCACAGGATCGGACACCGGCGGCAGCTTGCGCAACCCGGCGGCCTATTGCGGCATCGTGGGCTACCGGCCCAGCCCCGGCGTGGTGCCGGGCAACACCCGCGCGGCGGGGCTGATCCCCATGCCCACCTCCGGCCCGATGGCGCGCAGCGTGGCGGATGCGGGGCTGATGCTGTCCGTGCTGGCACGGCCCGACCGCAACGACCCGTTCACCACCGTGATCGACGGACGCACACCGTGGGATGCGGCTGGCTTTGCCAACCTGCCGCGCCGCGATCTGACATCCCTGCGCATCGCGGTCACCGAAGATTACGGCTTTGCCCCCACCGAACGCCTGATCCGCAACCATTTCCGCGCGATCCTGCCCAAGCTGGCACCGTTCATGGGCGACATGACCGAAGCCACCCCCGATTGCACCGACGCCGACCGCATCTTTTCCGTCCTGCGCGGTGTGCAGTTCCTGGGTGTCCACGCAAAACTTTATGACGAAACCCCCGATCAGGTCGGCCCCAACGTCGCTGACAACGTCCGCGAAGGCCGCAGCTATTCCGCCGAAGACGTGGCACAGGCCCTGTTCGCCCAAAGCCGCTATCACCGCGACTGGCAGGCGTTCTTTGAAACGCATGACTTCATCATATCACCCGCCGTCACCCTCAGCCCCCGCCCGTGGCGCGAGCTGTACCCGAGCGAAATTGATGGCACGCCGACCAAAAGCTATTATCACTGGCTGGCGATGGCCTATGCCTCGACCATTGCGGGGCATCCGTCTATTACCATTCCCTGCGGTATGGATGCGAACGCCATGCCGTTCGGTTTGCAAATCGTGGGCCGCCGTCACGACGATCTGGGGGTGCTGGCCGTCGCCGCCGAACTGGAAGCGATCATAGCAGGCACCGATATGGCGGTGCCTGCCCCCGACTTTGCCACCCTGCGCGCCGCGCCACCGCTGTCGCAGGCGGATGAATTCCTGACCTTCAACTGA
- a CDS encoding D-serine ammonia-lyase, translated as MPIAPQDMIALRDTVRAGQSALWVNPAYVPAPDPVARADLDQARDDWAMLASLLARLFPELEASGGRIASDLIAAPAGAFGDYAGTLLIKGDHALPVAGSIKARGGLFEVFMCAVTQARAAGVLAPDAPLTDLANMRDFFAARTIAVGSTGNLGLSVGIAARALGYACVVHMSSDAKPWKVERLRKLGVEVVLHTADYTTAVAAARDATADDPDSYFVDDESSELLFRGYSAAAAELAAQLDAMGIAIGPDRPLCLYLPCGIGGAPGGIAYGARAVFGAHAHSFFVEPQQSASALCHMAFDAPSVHDLGLSNRTEADGMAVATLSPLVRARMHDRLAGVCTVGDADMLRWVAAGHAHGPRFEPSATAGFAGPHHLMNSAAGAAFRTAHMPHVAPENIVHVVWATGGLFVPDTAHRDFLEAAAAMPAALDLPQEITP; from the coding sequence GTGCCCATTGCCCCTCAGGACATGATCGCCCTGCGCGACACCGTGCGTGCGGGGCAGTCGGCCCTGTGGGTCAATCCCGCCTATGTGCCCGCCCCCGATCCCGTGGCGCGCGCCGATCTGGACCAGGCCCGCGATGACTGGGCCATGCTGGCCTCGCTGTTGGCGCGGCTGTTCCCTGAATTGGAAGCCTCGGGCGGGCGCATCGCCTCGGACCTGATCGCGGCCCCTGCCGGAGCCTTTGGCGATTATGCAGGCACCCTGCTGATCAAGGGCGACCACGCCCTGCCGGTGGCCGGGTCCATCAAGGCGCGCGGCGGCCTGTTCGAGGTGTTCATGTGCGCCGTCACCCAGGCCCGCGCGGCAGGGGTGCTGGCCCCCGACGCGCCCCTCACCGATCTGGCCAACATGCGCGATTTCTTCGCGGCCCGCACGATTGCTGTGGGATCCACCGGCAATCTGGGCCTGAGCGTCGGCATCGCCGCGCGCGCGCTTGGGTATGCCTGTGTCGTGCATATGTCCAGCGACGCCAAGCCGTGGAAGGTCGAGCGCCTGCGCAAGCTGGGGGTCGAGGTGGTGCTGCACACCGCGGATTACACCACCGCCGTTGCCGCCGCGCGCGATGCCACGGCGGATGATCCCGACAGCTATTTCGTTGACGATGAATCCTCGGAACTGCTGTTTCGCGGCTACAGTGCGGCAGCGGCGGAACTGGCCGCGCAACTGGACGCGATGGGCATTGCCATCGGCCCCGACCGCCCGCTGTGCCTGTACCTGCCCTGCGGCATCGGCGGCGCGCCGGGTGGCATCGCCTATGGCGCGCGGGCGGTGTTCGGCGCCCATGCGCACAGCTTTTTCGTCGAGCCGCAGCAATCTGCCTCGGCCCTGTGCCATATGGCGTTCGATGCGCCGTCCGTCCATGATCTGGGCCTCAGCAACCGGACCGAGGCTGACGGCATGGCGGTCGCCACCCTGTCGCCGCTGGTGCGCGCGCGCATGCACGACCGTCTGGCGGGTGTCTGCACCGTGGGCGACGCGGACATGCTGCGTTGGGTCGCGGCGGGCCATGCGCACGGGCCGCGATTCGAACCATCCGCCACCGCCGGCTTTGCCGGACCGCACCATCTGATGAACAGCGCGGCCGGTGCGGCGTTTCGCACGGCTCACATGCCCCATGTCGCGCCCGAAAACATCGTCCACGTCGTCTGGGCCACCGGCGGCCTGTTCGTCCCTGACACCGCGCACCGTGACTTTCTGGAGGCTGCCGCAGCCATGCCCGCCGCCCTTGACCTGCCACAGGAGATCACCCCATGA
- a CDS encoding M20 family metallopeptidase: MTLQDSARANIEIYFDDGDFQRELATLVSRPTESQDPRGKPHLHAYLHDDMAPMLEAMGFTCQFHDNPVPDGPPILTAERIEDASLPTVLTYGHGDVVRAQEGQWREGLTPFELIEEDDRLYGRGAADNKVQHLINLRAMQAVLKAQGHLGFNAKVIIEMGEEAGSPGLKEFCTANAGLLSADVFIASDGPRLRPAAPTIFTGSRGGVSFDLEVNLREGANHSGNFGGLLADPAMILSHALASITDARGQIRVPEWRPTSLTPRIREVLAALPAHDTGIDLDADWGEADLTPVERVFGWNSFAILAMTAGVPAAPVNAIAGSARATCQLRFVVGTEVDDILPALRRHLDREGFDKVKIVAHSRNSFPATRLDPDHPMVRFATASIEKSVGTAPDILPNLGGSLPNDCFAEVLGLPTIWVPHSYAGCSQHAPNEHILKSLSRQALVAMTGLFADLAEQGLPKD; encoded by the coding sequence ATGACCCTGCAAGACTCTGCCCGCGCCAATATCGAAATCTATTTCGACGATGGTGATTTCCAACGCGAGCTGGCAACGCTGGTGTCGCGCCCAACAGAAAGCCAGGACCCACGCGGCAAGCCGCACCTGCACGCCTATCTGCACGACGACATGGCCCCGATGCTGGAAGCCATGGGGTTCACCTGCCAATTTCACGACAATCCCGTGCCCGACGGCCCGCCCATCCTGACCGCCGAGCGGATCGAGGATGCAAGCCTGCCCACGGTTCTGACCTATGGCCACGGCGACGTGGTGCGCGCGCAAGAGGGCCAGTGGCGCGAGGGGCTGACCCCGTTCGAGCTGATCGAGGAAGACGACCGCCTGTACGGGCGCGGTGCGGCGGACAACAAGGTGCAGCACCTGATCAACCTGCGTGCAATGCAGGCGGTGCTGAAGGCGCAGGGCCACTTGGGCTTTAACGCCAAGGTCATCATCGAAATGGGCGAAGAGGCCGGATCCCCCGGCCTGAAGGAATTCTGCACCGCCAACGCCGGCCTGCTCAGCGCGGATGTGTTCATCGCGTCCGACGGCCCGCGCCTGCGCCCTGCCGCGCCCACGATCTTCACCGGATCGCGCGGCGGCGTCAGCTTTGACCTCGAGGTCAACCTGCGCGAGGGCGCCAACCACTCGGGCAACTTCGGCGGCCTGCTGGCGGACCCCGCCATGATCCTGTCGCACGCCTTGGCCAGCATCACCGACGCGCGCGGCCAGATCCGCGTGCCGGAGTGGCGCCCGACCAGCCTGACCCCCCGCATCCGCGAGGTGCTGGCCGCCCTGCCCGCCCACGACACCGGCATCGACCTGGACGCCGATTGGGGCGAGGCGGACCTGACCCCGGTCGAGCGTGTGTTCGGCTGGAACAGCTTTGCCATTCTGGCCATGACCGCAGGCGTGCCCGCCGCGCCCGTCAACGCCATCGCCGGATCTGCCCGCGCCACCTGCCAGTTGCGGTTTGTGGTCGGCACAGAGGTCGACGACATCCTGCCCGCCCTGCGCCGCCATCTGGACCGCGAAGGCTTCGACAAGGTCAAGATCGTCGCGCACAGCCGCAACAGCTTCCCCGCGACACGGCTGGACCCCGACCACCCGATGGTCCGTTTCGCCACCGCGTCGATTGAAAAAAGCGTGGGCACAGCGCCGGACATCCTGCCGAACCTTGGCGGCTCGCTGCCCAACGATTGCTTTGCCGAGGTGCTGGGCCTGCCGACGATCTGGGTGCCGCATTCCTATGCGGGTTGCTCGCAGCACGCGCCCAACGAACATATCCTGAAATCCCTGTCGCGTCAGGCGTTGGTGGCAATGACCGGACTGTTCGCCGATCTGGCCGAACAAGGCCTGCCAAAGGATTGA
- a CDS encoding gamma-glutamyltransferase, with product MSGSFSRSQQTRKPGVTATSGGVVAAQHVRAAEVGAEVLAAGGDAVDAAVAVSFAIGVVEPWMSGPMGGGAMMLWRADEGRAHALNYGMRSSATLDVSHYPLSGAGKASDLFPWEAVVEDRNVTGATSVAVPGTMAGISAAHGRFGRMPWDTLLAPAVDLAKRGLHVDWYTALIIASSARDLALDPDAAALYLDDGVWPKGSGWTALADQRLDQSKMAETLEQLAREGEEAFYRGDIAAALVRDVTDKGGFLSMDDMRDYSVTWSDPLAIPFRDGTIHAMPGLTAGPTLADALTRWQDGYDAADADSPAAYVARANGLRAAYADRLTNMGDHDSAKAPGCTTHFSIVDSAGNMVSMTQTLLSLFGAKVVSPSTGLNLNNGIMWFDPEPGKPNSLAADKTCLMNVCPVVGETPTRRFALGASGGRKIMPAVAQISGHLMEQRMSMQDAIEAPRIDASGGAQVVADERLAGPVADALSENFPLALAQRLPFPFAFACPAGVMREGTSNSGTTETMSPWGDGVAEPEHKKAP from the coding sequence ATGAGCGGGTCGTTTTCGCGCAGCCAGCAGACCCGCAAGCCGGGTGTAACGGCCACCTCGGGCGGTGTCGTCGCAGCCCAGCATGTGCGCGCCGCCGAAGTCGGGGCCGAAGTCCTGGCCGCAGGCGGTGACGCGGTCGACGCCGCCGTCGCCGTCAGCTTTGCCATCGGCGTGGTCGAACCGTGGATGTCCGGCCCCATGGGCGGCGGTGCCATGATGCTGTGGCGCGCCGACGAAGGTCGCGCCCATGCGCTGAACTATGGCATGCGCTCGTCCGCCACGCTGGACGTGTCGCATTATCCGCTGTCGGGTGCCGGCAAGGCATCGGACCTGTTCCCGTGGGAGGCCGTGGTCGAGGACCGCAACGTCACCGGTGCCACCTCGGTCGCCGTCCCCGGCACGATGGCAGGCATTTCCGCAGCACACGGCCGCTTTGGCCGAATGCCATGGGACACGCTGCTGGCCCCCGCCGTCGATCTGGCCAAACGCGGGTTGCATGTGGATTGGTACACGGCCCTCATCATCGCCTCCAGCGCCCGCGATCTGGCGTTGGACCCCGATGCCGCCGCGCTTTATCTTGATGACGGCGTCTGGCCCAAGGGCTCCGGCTGGACCGCGCTGGCCGATCAGCGGCTCGACCAAAGCAAGATGGCCGAAACGCTGGAACAGCTTGCCCGCGAAGGCGAAGAGGCATTCTATCGCGGCGACATCGCCGCCGCCCTCGTGCGCGATGTCACAGACAAGGGCGGCTTCCTGTCGATGGACGACATGCGCGATTACAGCGTCACATGGTCCGATCCGCTGGCGATCCCCTTCCGCGATGGCACCATCCACGCCATGCCCGGCCTGACCGCAGGCCCCACGCTGGCCGATGCGCTGACACGCTGGCAGGATGGCTATGACGCCGCCGATGCCGACAGCCCCGCCGCCTATGTCGCCCGCGCCAACGGGCTGCGCGCGGCCTATGCGGACCGGCTGACCAACATGGGTGACCACGACAGCGCCAAGGCCCCCGGCTGTACCACGCATTTTTCCATTGTGGACAGCGCCGGCAACATGGTGTCGATGACGCAAACGCTGCTGTCGCTGTTCGGCGCCAAGGTGGTGTCGCCCTCGACCGGCCTGAACCTGAACAACGGCATCATGTGGTTCGACCCCGAGCCGGGCAAGCCGAACTCGCTGGCCGCTGATAAAACCTGTCTGATGAACGTCTGCCCCGTCGTGGGCGAAACCCCCACCCGCCGCTTCGCGCTGGGGGCGTCCGGCGGTCGCAAGATCATGCCCGCGGTGGCGCAGATCAGTGGCCACCTGATGGAACAGCGCATGTCGATGCAGGACGCCATCGAAGCGCCGCGCATTGACGCCTCGGGCGGCGCGCAGGTTGTGGCAGACGAACGGCTTGCCGGTCCCGTGGCCGACGCGCTGTCGGAGAATTTCCCGCTCGCGCTGGCGCAACGGCTGCCTTTCCCCTTTGCCTTTGCCTGCCCCGCAGGGGTGATGCGCGAGGGCACCAGCAACTCCGGCACCACGGAAACCATGTCCCCCTGGGGCGATGGCGTGGCTGAACCCGAACACAAAAAGGCCCCTTGA
- a CDS encoding ABC transporter ATP-binding protein — MTDPILSINNLTVDLPKAADRAHAVENLSLQVMPKEIVCIVGESGSGKSITAFTTMGLLPQALKPSQGEIRFDGHDLLKLSKRAHSALRGRRMAMIFQEPMSALNPCYTVGDQIEEMFQQHTDLGASERKARTIRLLEEVHLPDPPRVYNSYPHQLSGGQRQRIVIAMALALDPALLIADEPTTALDLSTQQQILHLFKELREKHDAGIMFVTHDFDVVAEIADRVVVMQHGKIVEQGTAEEVLNRPQHPYTRLLIDAVPRRTRDVPEPITSREVLKVSNLNKTYHVAGGMFRPSRTVHACKDVNFTVHQGETLGIVGESGSGKSTLVKCLIRLEDPESGVVSVEGKDIALMSRHDLHPYRKHIQIVFQDPYGSLNPRRTIGDQLVEGPVNFGENRAKAMQRARELMKIVRLDPEVLNRYPNQFSGGQRQRICIARALMVEPKILIADEAVSALDVSVQKEVLKLLNEIRDRMGLTVLFITHDLRVAAQVCDTLIVMQQGDVVERGTVEQVFGAPSHPYTKMLLDAQPGKHWVVPDVSTLPPAVA, encoded by the coding sequence ATGACCGATCCCATCCTGTCCATCAACAACCTGACCGTTGACCTGCCCAAGGCCGCCGACCGCGCCCATGCTGTCGAAAACCTGTCGCTGCAAGTGATGCCAAAGGAAATCGTCTGTATCGTGGGTGAAAGCGGCTCGGGCAAGTCGATCACCGCCTTCACCACCATGGGCCTGCTGCCACAGGCGCTGAAACCCTCGCAGGGGGAGATCCGCTTTGACGGGCACGACCTGCTGAAGCTGTCCAAGCGCGCGCACAGCGCCTTGCGCGGGCGTCGCATGGCGATGATCTTTCAGGAACCGATGTCGGCGCTGAACCCCTGCTATACCGTGGGTGACCAGATCGAGGAGATGTTCCAGCAACACACCGATCTGGGCGCGTCCGAACGCAAGGCCCGCACGATCAGACTGCTGGAAGAGGTCCACCTGCCCGACCCGCCGCGCGTCTACAACTCCTACCCGCACCAGCTTTCCGGCGGTCAACGCCAGCGTATCGTGATTGCGATGGCCCTTGCGCTGGACCCGGCCCTGCTGATCGCGGACGAGCCGACAACCGCGCTGGACCTGTCCACGCAGCAACAGATTTTGCACCTGTTCAAGGAACTGCGCGAAAAGCATGACGCGGGCATCATGTTCGTCACCCACGACTTTGACGTGGTGGCCGAAATTGCCGACCGCGTCGTGGTGATGCAGCACGGCAAAATCGTCGAACAGGGCACCGCCGAAGAGGTCCTGAACCGTCCGCAACACCCCTACACCCGCCTGCTGATCGACGCCGTGCCGCGCCGCACCCGCGACGTGCCCGAACCGATCACCAGCCGCGAAGTGCTGAAGGTGTCGAACCTGAACAAGACCTACCACGTCGCTGGCGGCATGTTCCGTCCCTCGCGGACGGTCCACGCCTGCAAGGACGTCAACTTTACCGTCCATCAGGGCGAAACCCTGGGCATCGTGGGCGAAAGCGGCTCGGGCAAGTCGACGCTGGTCAAATGCCTGATCCGTCTGGAAGACCCCGAAAGCGGTGTGGTCTCGGTCGAGGGCAAGGACATTGCCCTGATGTCGCGCCACGACCTGCACCCCTATCGCAAGCACATCCAGATCGTGTTTCAGGACCCCTACGGTTCGCTCAACCCGCGCCGCACCATTGGCGACCAGCTGGTCGAAGGGCCGGTGAACTTTGGCGAAAACCGCGCGAAGGCCATGCAACGTGCCCGCGAGCTGATGAAGATCGTGCGGCTCGATCCCGAGGTGCTGAACCGCTATCCCAACCAGTTCTCGGGCGGTCAACGCCAGCGGATCTGCATCGCACGCGCCCTGATGGTCGAGCCGAAAATCCTGATTGCGGACGAGGCGGTTTCGGCCTTGGATGTCTCCGTGCAAAAGGAGGTGCTGAAATTGCTGAATGAAATCCGCGACCGGATGGGGCTGACCGTCCTGTTCATCACCCACGACCTGCGCGTCGCCGCCCAGGTTTGTGACACGCTGATCGTCATGCAACAGGGCGATGTGGTGGAACGCGGCACCGTCGAACAGGTCTTTGGCGCGCCGTCGCACCCCTATACCAAAATGCTGTTGGACGCGCAGCCGGGCAAGCATTGGGTGGTGCCCGATGTCTCTACCCTGCCCCCGGCCGTCGCATGA
- a CDS encoding ABC transporter permease gives MTDTTTSADLPVQAPRDKPLTPAQAMRKRALRHKGLMFGAVVMLIVVGIAIFAPLLTQFDPYQQSLMARMKPPVFLGGTSEHWLGTDGLGRDFWARLAYGARISLMIGIMAAVISCIIGSTLGILAGYFGGRVDMIVTFLINVRLAMPVVLVALAVVALFGGSLVVVVSVLGLLLWDRFAVVLRSATMQVRKQEYVAAAEVLGASLPRILVKDILPNVMNHLIVIFTLEMAHAIILEAALSFLGLGVQPPTPSWGLMISEGKDMLLFEPWLITIPGVALFFLVLAINMLGDGLRDVTAPEGRN, from the coding sequence ATGACCGATACAACCACATCCGCCGACCTGCCCGTGCAGGCCCCCCGCGACAAACCGCTGACACCCGCTCAGGCCATGCGCAAACGCGCGCTGCGCCACAAGGGTCTGATGTTCGGTGCCGTCGTCATGCTGATCGTCGTGGGCATCGCAATCTTTGCCCCGCTGCTGACCCAGTTCGACCCCTACCAGCAAAGCCTTATGGCGCGCATGAAACCCCCGGTGTTTCTGGGCGGCACATCCGAACACTGGCTGGGCACCGACGGGCTGGGCCGCGACTTCTGGGCGCGGCTGGCATATGGCGCGCGCATCTCGCTGATGATCGGCATCATGGCCGCTGTGATCTCGTGCATCATCGGGTCGACGCTGGGCATTCTGGCGGGCTATTTCGGTGGCCGCGTCGACATGATCGTGACCTTCCTGATCAACGTGCGTCTGGCCATGCCCGTCGTACTGGTGGCGCTGGCCGTTGTGGCGCTGTTCGGCGGCTCGCTGGTCGTTGTCGTTTCGGTTCTGGGTCTGCTGCTGTGGGACCGCTTTGCCGTGGTGCTGCGCTCGGCCACAATGCAGGTGCGCAAACAGGAATATGTCGCCGCCGCCGAAGTGCTGGGCGCCTCGCTGCCGCGCATTCTGGTCAAGGACATCCTGCCCAACGTGATGAACCACCTGATCGTGATTTTCACGCTGGAAATGGCCCACGCCATCATCCTCGAGGCGGCGCTGTCCTTCCTGGGCCTTGGCGTACAACCGCCTACCCCGTCCTGGGGCCTGATGATTTCCGAAGGCAAGGACATGCTGCTGTTCGAACCCTGGCTGATCACCATTCCCGGCGTCGCGCTGTTCTTTCTTGTCCTCGCCATCAACATGCTGGGCGACGGCCTGCGCGATGTCACCGCACCAGAGGGGCGCAACTGA
- a CDS encoding ABC transporter permease → MAVFILKRLGLALLVALTVSFISFSLLFMAGDPAVAIAGENASSEDIALVNERYGFDRPMIVQYGDWLGSAVTGDLGDSWYFDIPVTELIADRLTVTMKLGLFAITLALAVAIPLGVAAAANPNSLIDRFALFLSVVGQAIPSFWFGLILIVIFSIKLRLLPASGNETWAHFVLPTVVLGYYATPAIMRLTRAGMMEVLSSDYIRTARAKGLRTRKVMFKHALRNAIIPVVSLAAVQMGFMLGGSIVVETVFALHGAGYLAWESIARNDLPTMQALILIFSTFYILFTFLADVLNAWLDPRLRVG, encoded by the coding sequence ATGGCCGTCTTCATACTTAAACGTCTTGGCCTTGCCTTGCTGGTGGCCCTGACCGTTTCATTCATCAGTTTCAGCCTGTTGTTCATGGCGGGCGATCCGGCTGTGGCCATTGCCGGCGAAAACGCCAGCTCGGAAGATATCGCGCTGGTCAACGAACGCTACGGCTTTGACCGGCCGATGATCGTACAATACGGCGACTGGCTGGGCTCGGCGGTCACCGGTGATCTGGGCGATTCATGGTATTTCGACATTCCCGTGACCGAGCTGATTGCCGACCGGCTGACCGTCACCATGAAGCTGGGCCTGTTCGCCATCACACTGGCGCTGGCGGTGGCGATTCCGCTGGGGGTTGCCGCGGCGGCCAATCCCAATTCGCTGATCGACCGCTTTGCGCTGTTTCTGTCGGTGGTCGGCCAGGCCATCCCGTCGTTCTGGTTCGGTCTGATCCTGATCGTGATCTTTTCGATCAAGCTGCGGCTGCTGCCCGCGTCGGGCAATGAAACATGGGCGCATTTCGTGCTGCCCACGGTCGTGCTGGGCTATTACGCCACCCCTGCCATCATGCGTCTGACGCGGGCAGGGATGATGGAAGTGCTGTCGTCCGACTATATCCGCACCGCGCGCGCCAAGGGGCTGCGCACCCGCAAGGTGATGTTCAAACACGCCCTGCGCAACGCGATCATTCCCGTGGTCAGCCTGGCCGCGGTGCAGATGGGCTTTATGCTGGGCGGCTCGATCGTCGTCGAAACCGTCTTTGCGCTGCATGGGGCCGGCTATCTGGCATGGGAATCCATCGCGCGGAACGACCTGCCGACGATGCAGGCGCTGATCCTGATCTTTTCCACCTTCTATATTCTGTTCACCTTCCTGGCTGACGTTCTGAACGCCTGGCTGGACCCACGGCTGCGCGTGGGCTGA
- a CDS encoding ABC transporter substrate-binding protein: protein MTFRTLMTGTALTLAVAAPAFANKADDILHMAVTKELESVDNYYNSAREGILFTRGVWDGLLYRDPVSGEMKGNLATEWTWIDDVTVEFKLREGVKFHNGEAFNADDVVYTINYVVNPDNGVKVMTNVSWMKGAEKVDDYTVRVNLNAPFPPAEDYLASVVVMYPNEYYAEVGPSGMATKPIGTGPFKVDKVEPGKRYELSANPDYYDSPKGKAKVGKIEIKTIPDMNTQVAELFNGGLDFLWNVPADQAEKLAQMDNRFDVVNAQAIRVGYITMDAAGAADPDGPMTKQKVRQAIYHAIDRQAIVDALVKGSSQVVNAGCAPIQFGCDLSVTTYDYDPEKARALLAEAGYPDGFEIDFYAYRDRPYAEALMGFLNEVGITTNFNYLKYAALREKREKKEVAISFQTWGSYSLPDVSAITGEFFTGGPLDDAHDPEIMDWVKKAGSITDRAERQALYSMAHAKIADQAYWVPLWTYNVNYVLSKEVDFTPTDDEVIRLADFAWK from the coding sequence ATGACATTTAGAACATTGATGACCGGCACCGCCCTGACTTTGGCCGTTGCCGCACCTGCCTTTGCCAACAAGGCAGACGACATCCTGCATATGGCCGTGACCAAAGAACTGGAATCGGTCGACAACTATTACAACTCTGCCCGCGAAGGCATCCTGTTCACGCGTGGCGTCTGGGACGGCTTGCTGTATCGCGATCCCGTTTCAGGCGAGATGAAAGGCAATCTGGCGACCGAATGGACATGGATCGACGATGTCACGGTTGAATTCAAACTGCGCGAAGGTGTGAAATTTCACAACGGCGAGGCGTTCAACGCCGACGATGTCGTCTATACCATCAACTACGTTGTGAACCCCGACAACGGCGTCAAGGTCATGACCAACGTCAGCTGGATGAAAGGCGCCGAAAAGGTCGACGACTATACCGTGCGCGTCAACCTGAACGCGCCTTTCCCGCCGGCCGAGGATTATCTGGCCAGCGTCGTCGTCATGTATCCCAACGAATATTACGCCGAGGTCGGCCCCAGCGGCATGGCTACCAAGCCAATTGGCACCGGCCCCTTCAAGGTCGACAAGGTCGAGCCGGGCAAACGCTACGAACTTAGCGCCAATCCCGATTATTACGACAGCCCAAAAGGCAAGGCGAAGGTTGGCAAGATCGAGATCAAAACCATCCCCGATATGAACACTCAGGTGGCCGAACTGTTCAACGGCGGTCTGGATTTCCTGTGGAACGTGCCCGCCGATCAGGCCGAGAAACTGGCGCAAATGGATAACCGTTTCGACGTGGTCAATGCCCAGGCGATCCGCGTGGGCTATATCACCATGGATGCGGCAGGTGCGGCTGATCCCGACGGGCCGATGACCAAGCAAAAGGTGCGTCAGGCGATCTATCACGCCATCGACCGTCAGGCGATTGTCGACGCGCTGGTCAAAGGATCTTCGCAGGTGGTGAACGCAGGCTGCGCCCCGATCCAGTTCGGCTGTGACCTCAGCGTGACAACCTATGACTACGACCCCGAAAAAGCCAGGGCGTTGCTGGCCGAGGCCGGCTATCCCGACGGTTTCGAAATCGACTTCTACGCCTATCGTGACCGGCCCTATGCCGAAGCGCTGATGGGGTTCCTGAACGAGGTCGGCATCACGACCAACTTCAACTATCTCAAATACGCCGCCCTGCGCGAAAAGCGCGAGAAGAAAGAAGTCGCAATTTCGTTCCAGACCTGGGGGTCCTATTCGCTGCCCGACGTGTCGGCCATCACGGGTGAATTCTTTACCGGCGGCCCGCTGGACGATGCACATGACCCCGAAATCATGGACTGGGTGAAAAAGGCCGGTTCGATCACCGACCGCGCCGAACGCCAGGCACTGTATTCCATGGCACATGCCAAAATCGCGGATCAAGCGTACTGGGTGCCGCTGTGGACATACAACGTGAACTATGTGCTCAGCAAAGAAGTCGACTTTACGCCCACGGATGATGAAGTCATCCGTCTGGCAGACTTCGCCTGGAAGTAA